The Pedobacter ginsengisoli region ATGATCTCCTTCGCAGCTACGTTACTGAATTGATTCATTACGCCATGAAGATTCAGCCTTCCAACAGGCTTTATCAGCACCCTGATGCAAATTCTCGCATTACTTCGATATTCACGGAGCTTCTTGAGAGACAGTTTCCTATTGAATCTCCATCACAAAGGTTTGACTTGCGCTCAGCTAAAGACTTTGCAGACCAATTATCCGTACATGTAAACCACCTAAACAGAGCTGTCCGCCAGACTACTGGAAAAACTACCACTGATCATATTATGGAACGCCTTGCAAGTGAAGCCAGGGCTCTTTTACGTCACACAAACTGGAATATTTCCGAGATTAGTTATTGCCTGGGTTTTGAAGCTCCAACACATTTTAACAACTTTTTCAAAAAACAAACCAGTACTACACCGTCAGCATTTCGAATTGTTTGAATTTCGTAATAATTGGTTTGATTGGCGTACACGTTAAACTGTTTCTCTGCCATACATTTGTATAATTAAAAACAAACAAAATATGGAGAAGATAAGAACTTGGTTTATTACGGGCGCGTCTAAGGGATTTGGATTACACCTGGTTAAACAATTACTTCAGGCAGGACAGAACGTTGCAGCTACCTCTCGTGATTTAGATGCACTGGTAACTGCTGTTGGTTTTACTGGATCAAACTTTCTACCACTTCAGGTAGAACTTGGTGATGAGGACAGTGTAGGTTGCGCTATTCATCAAACAAATCACGCTTTTAAAGGAATTGATGTTGTAATAAATAATGCGGGCTATGGTATCGGTGGGAGTATCGAAGAATTAAGTGATTACGAAACCCGAAATAGTTTCGAAATAAATGTTTTTGGAACCCTTAATGTTATAAGGCTTGTAATGCCTTATATGCGTAATCAAATGTCGGGACACATTATTAATGTATCGTCAATAGCGGGTATTGCGCCTACAACAGGCTGGTCGGTTTATGCAGCTACGAAATTTTCTGTTGTCGGATTGTCTGAGGTACTTGCTCTGGATGTTGCAGAATTCGGTGTTAAAGTAACTGTGGTGGCCCCTGGTGCATTTCGAACCAATTTTTTAAATGTGGATTCTATTAATATTGCACAACATACCATTTCTGGATATACAGCGATGCATAATGCTCAAAAGATGCTCCTTGAAAAAAACGGGAAGCAAAGTGGTGATCCAGAAAAGGCCGCTACTGCTATTATTGAAGTAGCTAATATGGAAAATCCACCACTTTACTTGTTGCTTGGCGAAGATGCCTACGATCGTGCTATGATTAAATTAGACAGATTGAGAGAAGACTTCTTGCTAAACGAGGAGCTTTCGAAGGCCATGGCTTATAATGGGTAATTAATTATACCTTTTGCCTTTAGAGTCTAAACTTGAGATGTAAAAAATAATCCCAATAACGATAAACAATCCTCCGGTAAAGGTAATCCATGGGAAGGAGTTTATACCGTTAATAT contains the following coding sequences:
- a CDS encoding SDR family NAD(P)-dependent oxidoreductase; the protein is MEKIRTWFITGASKGFGLHLVKQLLQAGQNVAATSRDLDALVTAVGFTGSNFLPLQVELGDEDSVGCAIHQTNHAFKGIDVVINNAGYGIGGSIEELSDYETRNSFEINVFGTLNVIRLVMPYMRNQMSGHIINVSSIAGIAPTTGWSVYAATKFSVVGLSEVLALDVAEFGVKVTVVAPGAFRTNFLNVDSINIAQHTISGYTAMHNAQKMLLEKNGKQSGDPEKAATAIIEVANMENPPLYLLLGEDAYDRAMIKLDRLREDFLLNEELSKAMAYNG